A region from the Solibacillus sp. FSL H8-0523 genome encodes:
- a CDS encoding alpha/beta-type small acid-soluble spore protein — translation MASNNNGSSNKLRVPGAQQALDQMKYEIAQEFGVQLGAEASSRANGSVGGEITKRLVQMAEQQLRGNSNQ, via the coding sequence ATGGCTTCAAACAACAACGGTAGCTCAAACAAATTACGTGTACCTGGTGCACAACAAGCGCTTGATCAAATGAAGTACGAAATCGCACAAGAATTCGGTGTGCAACTTGGAGCAGAAGCATCATCTCGCGCAAACGGTTCAGTCGGCGGCGAAATTACAAAACGTCTTGTACAAATGGCTGAACAACAATTACGCGGCAATTCAAATCAATAA
- the sppA gene encoding signal peptide peptidase SppA, whose product MNTKRVVALIVAAVLLFFSIGINTIITIFKTDFFSSFDSMLGDPVTYENVIETGEFSSRIAHLTVNGVIQDVGEPSIWETVEYNHQAFMEQLDTVLADETVKAVLLSVNSPGGGVIESAEIHEKLVQIKEEKQIPIYVSMGSMAASGGYYIAAPADKIFAQRETITGSIGVIMQSLNYSKLAEKVGIEYETIKSGEHKDMFGGTRPSTPDELAMLQEMIDESYEQFVDIIEDGRNMSEADVKKVADGRILGGTQAVKAGLVDEIGNEKVALDTLRAEQGLEEAQLFEYAAESDSWASLLGVKIGSMFSPSAETQAISKIISSTSSPRMMYLYGEQ is encoded by the coding sequence ATGAATACAAAACGTGTCGTTGCGCTTATTGTCGCAGCTGTATTATTATTCTTTTCTATTGGAATAAATACGATTATTACTATTTTCAAAACAGATTTCTTTTCTAGCTTTGATAGTATGCTAGGAGATCCGGTGACGTATGAAAATGTCATCGAAACGGGTGAGTTCTCAAGCCGTATCGCACATTTAACTGTGAACGGGGTCATTCAAGATGTTGGAGAGCCGAGTATTTGGGAAACGGTGGAATATAATCACCAAGCATTTATGGAACAATTAGATACGGTATTAGCCGATGAGACGGTCAAGGCCGTACTACTTTCAGTGAACTCGCCAGGTGGCGGTGTCATTGAATCCGCTGAAATCCATGAAAAGCTCGTACAAATTAAAGAGGAAAAACAAATTCCAATTTACGTTTCAATGGGCTCAATGGCTGCATCAGGGGGCTATTATATTGCCGCACCTGCAGATAAAATTTTCGCGCAGCGTGAAACGATTACTGGCTCAATCGGTGTCATTATGCAATCATTAAACTACAGCAAGCTTGCTGAAAAAGTAGGCATCGAATACGAAACGATTAAATCAGGCGAACATAAAGATATGTTCGGTGGCACACGTCCATCCACACCAGATGAGCTAGCGATGTTGCAAGAAATGATTGATGAATCGTATGAACAATTTGTCGATATTATCGAAGACGGTCGTAACATGTCTGAAGCGGACGTGAAAAAGGTAGCAGACGGTCGAATTTTAGGTGGGACACAAGCAGTGAAGGCAGGCTTAGTCGATGAAATCGGTAACGAAAAAGTCGCATTAGACACATTACGTGCCGAACAAGGATTAGAGGAAGCGCAACTATTTGAGTATGCAGCTGAGTCTGATAGCTGGGCTTCTTTGTTAGGTGTGAAAATCGGTTCAATGTTTAGTCCATCAGCAGAAACACAGGCGATTTCAAAAATCATTTCATCAACGAGTTCACCACGTATGATGTACTTATATGGTGAGCAATAG
- a CDS encoding RDD family protein, which translates to MSDVMETVDTAVVVEPSIQLKTAGFWMRFWAFALDFIVISAIVGISVRPLFAVMDWSVSDSAWYAPFTIVSGLIFYAYFVLMTKFFKQTLGKMVFGIKVQKDNGEALDWMTVLFREGIGRFINGTMLNLPYLIVAFAPNNKSIADYFADTMVVHENIYVQKV; encoded by the coding sequence ATGTCAGATGTAATGGAAACCGTAGATACAGCAGTCGTTGTTGAACCTTCTATTCAGTTGAAAACAGCAGGTTTTTGGATGCGTTTTTGGGCATTTGCACTAGATTTCATTGTAATTAGTGCCATTGTGGGGATTTCGGTACGGCCGCTATTCGCGGTAATGGACTGGAGCGTAAGTGACAGTGCATGGTATGCGCCGTTTACAATCGTATCAGGTCTCATCTTTTATGCCTATTTTGTATTGATGACCAAATTTTTCAAACAAACATTAGGCAAAATGGTATTTGGCATTAAGGTACAAAAGGATAACGGTGAAGCATTAGACTGGATGACGGTATTATTCCGTGAAGGTATCGGCCGCTTTATTAACGGTACGATGCTGAACTTACCATATTTAATTGTTGCCTTTGCACCGAACAATAAAAGTATCGCGGATTATTTTGCCGATACGATGGTAGTCCATGAAAATATTTATGTACAAAAGGTTTAA
- the ald gene encoding alanine dehydrogenase produces the protein MKIGVPKEIKNNENRVAMTPPGVLSLIANGHEVFIETGAGLGSSFTDNDYLLVGAHIVDTAAEAWDAEMVLKVKEPVASEYQYFHEGLILFTYLHLAPEPELTKALLENKVIAIAYETVQLPNGSLPLLTPMSEVAGRMATQIGAHYLEKLPGGKGILLGGVSGVQRAKVTVIGGGIAGTNAAKVAVGMGADVTIIDLSPERLRQLDDIFGRDVQTLISNPYNIADAVRSADLVIGSVLIPGAKAPKLVTEEMIEAMSPGSVVVDIAIDQGGCFATSEIVTTHDNPTFLKHGVVHYTVANMPGAVPRTSTIALTNNTVPYALQIANKGYIRACLDNEALKRGVNTIDGKVVYRAVADAQGLPYVVVDDVLGVLTGLSQ, from the coding sequence ATGAAAATCGGGGTACCAAAAGAAATTAAAAACAATGAAAACCGTGTAGCTATGACACCACCAGGAGTGTTATCACTAATAGCAAATGGTCATGAAGTGTTTATCGAAACAGGCGCGGGTTTAGGCTCTTCATTTACAGATAATGATTATTTATTAGTAGGGGCACATATTGTAGATACGGCAGCCGAAGCATGGGATGCCGAAATGGTATTAAAGGTAAAAGAGCCAGTAGCAAGTGAATACCAATATTTCCACGAAGGATTAATTTTATTCACATACTTACATTTAGCGCCAGAACCAGAATTAACAAAGGCGTTACTTGAAAATAAAGTGATTGCCATTGCATATGAAACGGTACAATTACCAAACGGTTCACTACCATTACTGACGCCAATGAGCGAAGTAGCAGGGCGTATGGCTACTCAGATTGGTGCACATTACTTAGAAAAATTACCAGGGGGTAAGGGAATTTTATTAGGTGGTGTATCAGGTGTACAGCGCGCAAAAGTAACGGTAATCGGCGGGGGTATCGCAGGAACGAACGCTGCTAAGGTCGCAGTAGGTATGGGCGCGGATGTGACGATCATCGATTTAAGCCCAGAGCGTCTACGTCAATTAGATGATATTTTTGGTCGCGATGTGCAAACATTAATTTCGAACCCATATAATATTGCGGATGCGGTGCGTTCAGCTGACTTAGTAATCGGTTCTGTATTAATTCCAGGCGCAAAAGCACCAAAACTAGTTACAGAGGAAATGATCGAAGCGATGTCTCCAGGTTCAGTAGTTGTAGATATTGCGATTGACCAAGGTGGTTGTTTCGCGACATCTGAAATTGTAACAACACATGACAACCCGACATTCCTGAAGCACGGGGTAGTACATTATACAGTAGCAAATATGCCTGGAGCCGTACCTCGTACATCAACGATTGCGTTAACAAACAACACAGTACCATACGCATTACAAATTGCGAATAAAGGCTACATTCGTGCGTGTTTAGATAACGAAGCATTAAAGCGCGGTGTAAATACAATTGATGGGAAAGTCGTATACCGTGCAGTAGCAGACGCGCAAGGCTTACCATATGTAGTAGTGGATGATGTATTAGGTGTATTAACAGGATTAAGTCAATAA
- a CDS encoding Xaa-Pro peptidase family protein, with amino-acid sequence MSKLNELQAYLMEHQIDAAFITTPDNVFYFSGFSSDPHERLLGIMVFKDAAPFLICPKMEMPDVVAAGWTHEVVGHEDTENAWDVVAKTVATRETAFTLLAIEKSHLTVERFEAIQERYENLTFKGIDDKVNAMRICKDEKELVKMRKAAELADYAIQVGCDAITEGKTEMEVLNEVESAIKAKGYAMSFDTMVLAGEKAASPHGTPGDRKIQKGDLILFDLGVIYEGYCSDITRTVAFGQPGEEQMKIYNTVRAANENAIAAVKPGVRAMDLDKIARDTITEAGYGEYFTHRLGHGLGISVHEFPSINGANDFVLNEGAVFTIEPGVYKTNVAGVRIEDDVVVTKDGVEVLTKFTKELVIL; translated from the coding sequence ATGTCAAAACTTAATGAATTACAAGCTTATTTAATGGAGCACCAAATCGATGCGGCGTTTATTACAACACCGGATAATGTGTTTTATTTCTCAGGTTTTAGTAGCGACCCACACGAACGTTTACTAGGTATTATGGTCTTTAAGGATGCTGCACCATTTTTAATTTGTCCGAAAATGGAAATGCCTGACGTTGTGGCTGCTGGCTGGACACATGAGGTTGTAGGTCATGAAGATACAGAAAACGCATGGGATGTTGTAGCAAAAACAGTGGCAACACGTGAAACTGCATTTACATTACTTGCGATTGAAAAATCTCACCTAACAGTAGAGCGCTTTGAAGCCATTCAAGAACGCTATGAAAACTTAACATTCAAAGGCATTGACGATAAAGTAAACGCGATGCGTATTTGCAAAGATGAAAAAGAATTAGTAAAAATGCGTAAAGCGGCGGAGCTTGCAGACTATGCGATTCAAGTAGGCTGTGATGCAATTACTGAAGGCAAAACAGAAATGGAAGTCTTAAATGAAGTCGAATCAGCTATTAAAGCAAAAGGCTATGCAATGAGCTTTGATACGATGGTTTTAGCTGGCGAAAAAGCCGCTTCCCCTCACGGTACACCGGGTGACCGTAAAATCCAAAAAGGCGACCTGATTTTATTCGACCTTGGCGTAATTTACGAGGGCTACTGCTCTGACATCACGCGTACAGTAGCATTTGGTCAACCAGGCGAAGAACAAATGAAAATTTACAACACGGTTCGTGCAGCAAACGAAAACGCAATTGCCGCAGTAAAACCGGGCGTTCGCGCAATGGACTTAGATAAAATTGCACGTGACACGATTACAGAGGCTGGCTACGGTGAGTACTTCACACACCGTTTAGGTCACGGCCTTGGGATATCGGTCCATGAATTCCCTTCAATTAACGGGGCGAACGATTTCGTATTAAATGAAGGGGCAGTGTTCACAATCGAACCAGGCGTTTATAAAACAAACGTTGCCGGTGTTCGTATTGAAGATGACGTTGTCGTAACAAAGGACGGCGTTGAAGTATTAACGAAGTTCACGAAAGAATTAGTCATTCTTTAA
- a CDS encoding metal-dependent hydrolase: MQISYHGHSVVKIKTNGTTILIDPFINGNGQTDLQVENENPDVILLTHGHNDHVGDTVELAKKSGALVVAPNELANYLGWQGCKVHNMHIGGACQFEFGKVKFTQAFHGSSYVTENNEIIYMGMPAGILFTAEGKTIYHAGDTALFGDMELIGKRHPIDVAFLPIGDNFTMGPDDAAYAVSLLKPKIVVPIHYNTFPPIEQDPNEFAKLVEDAEVQILTAGESVKF, encoded by the coding sequence ATGCAAATTTCTTATCATGGACATTCCGTCGTAAAAATCAAAACGAACGGTACAACGATTTTAATTGACCCATTTATTAATGGGAATGGACAAACGGATTTACAAGTAGAAAATGAAAATCCAGATGTCATTTTATTGACGCATGGTCATAATGATCACGTAGGAGATACAGTAGAACTTGCAAAGAAAAGCGGTGCGCTTGTTGTCGCCCCAAATGAATTGGCGAATTATTTAGGTTGGCAAGGCTGCAAAGTGCACAATATGCATATTGGCGGGGCGTGTCAATTTGAATTTGGCAAGGTGAAATTCACGCAAGCATTTCATGGCTCATCCTATGTAACAGAAAACAACGAAATAATTTATATGGGGATGCCGGCGGGGATTTTATTTACAGCAGAAGGAAAAACCATTTACCATGCGGGTGATACAGCGCTGTTTGGTGATATGGAGCTCATCGGGAAGCGCCACCCAATTGATGTCGCATTTTTACCAATCGGTGATAATTTTACAATGGGGCCAGATGATGCTGCCTATGCGGTTTCATTGTTAAAGCCAAAAATTGTTGTGCCTATTCACTACAATACATTCCCACCAATCGAACAAGATCCGAACGAATTTGCAAAATTAGTAGAAGACGCAGAAGTACAGATTTTAACTGCCGGTGAGTCGGTGAAGTTCTAA
- a CDS encoding universal stress protein: MANHYKSIVVAVDGSKEAEYAFRKSIDVAKRNDGATINLVNVIDTRSFAAIEAYDRSIAERAQQHSEELLNGYKKQAEEAGVANVNLVIEYGSPKNIITKELSNVVEADLIICGATGLNAVERFLIGSVSEAIVRSAKCDVLVIRTPE; encoded by the coding sequence ATGGCTAATCATTATAAAAGCATTGTAGTCGCAGTAGACGGTTCGAAAGAAGCAGAATACGCATTCCGTAAATCAATTGACGTTGCAAAACGTAACGACGGTGCGACAATTAACTTAGTAAACGTAATTGATACACGTTCATTCGCTGCAATCGAAGCATACGATCGTTCTATCGCTGAGCGTGCACAACAACACTCAGAAGAATTATTAAATGGTTACAAAAAACAAGCAGAAGAAGCGGGCGTTGCTAACGTAAACTTAGTAATCGAGTACGGTTCTCCTAAAAACATCATCACTAAAGAGCTTTCTAATGTTGTAGAAGCTGACTTAATCATCTGTGGTGCTACTGGTTTAAACGCTGTTGAACGTTTCTTAATCGGTTCTGTATCAGAAGCGATCGTACGTTCAGCGAAATGTGACGTATTAGTCATCCGTACGCCTGAGTGA
- the thiI gene encoding tRNA uracil 4-sulfurtransferase ThiI, protein MIFKEILVRYGELSTKGRNKKDFISRLRDNVRYSFHDIAPLKIRAERDRMFIEIENQEKFGVLMERLPHVFGIQSFSPVASCEKDLDVMKALAVEILEDYRERELVTFKVEVHRTDKSFPLNTHELQREMGATVLPQFPNFKVQVKNPDVALRIEVREDAIYMMAQVVPGAGGMPIGSNGKSLLMLSGGIDSPVAGYLMMKRGVRIDAIHFFSPPYTSDNALQKVKDLANELTKFGARIRLFVIPFTELQVAVKDAVPDNMSMTSTRRMMMKVADRVREEVGALGIVTGESLGQVASQTLESLTAINDVTNTPILRPLISSDKNDIIKIAEKIGTFETSIQPYEDCCTIFTPSSPKTKPKLEKVQHFESFTEFEELIERAVKNREVYSFPQKEVKQDKFADLL, encoded by the coding sequence ATGATTTTTAAAGAAATTCTAGTTCGCTACGGCGAATTATCGACGAAAGGTCGTAACAAAAAAGACTTTATTAGCCGTTTACGTGACAATGTACGTTATTCATTTCACGATATCGCACCATTAAAAATTCGTGCTGAGCGCGATCGTATGTTTATCGAAATCGAAAACCAAGAAAAGTTTGGGGTATTAATGGAACGTTTACCGCATGTTTTTGGGATTCAATCATTTAGCCCAGTTGCTTCTTGTGAAAAAGATTTAGATGTCATGAAAGCGTTAGCTGTTGAAATTTTAGAAGACTACCGTGAGCGTGAATTGGTTACATTTAAAGTAGAGGTTCATCGTACAGATAAGTCATTCCCACTGAACACGCATGAATTACAGCGTGAAATGGGTGCAACCGTACTACCACAGTTCCCGAATTTTAAAGTACAAGTGAAAAATCCTGATGTTGCATTACGCATTGAGGTACGTGAAGATGCAATCTACATGATGGCACAGGTAGTTCCTGGTGCTGGTGGTATGCCAATCGGTTCGAATGGGAAATCATTACTGATGCTTTCAGGCGGTATCGATAGCCCAGTAGCTGGTTATTTAATGATGAAGCGCGGTGTTCGTATTGACGCGATTCACTTCTTCAGCCCGCCATATACAAGCGATAATGCCTTGCAAAAAGTAAAAGATCTTGCCAACGAATTAACAAAATTTGGTGCGCGTATTCGTTTATTTGTTATTCCATTTACTGAATTACAAGTAGCAGTCAAAGATGCAGTACCTGATAATATGTCGATGACGTCAACGCGTCGTATGATGATGAAAGTTGCAGACCGAGTACGTGAAGAAGTTGGCGCATTAGGTATTGTTACAGGCGAGAGCTTAGGTCAAGTAGCTTCTCAAACATTAGAAAGCTTAACTGCAATTAACGACGTAACAAACACACCTATTTTACGTCCACTGATTTCATCGGATAAAAACGATATCATTAAAATCGCTGAAAAAATTGGTACATTCGAAACGTCGATTCAGCCATACGAAGATTGCTGTACGATTTTCACACCATCTAGCCCAAAAACAAAACCAAAGCTAGAAAAAGTACAACACTTCGAAAGCTTCACGGAATTCGAGGAATTAATCGAACGCGCAGTGAAAAACCGCGAAGTCTATAGCTTCCCACAAAAAGAAGTCAAACAAGATAAATTTGCAGATTTACTATAA
- a CDS encoding SH3 domain-containing protein gives MKKWSIITIVVLFFSIVPISQMVQHTEAATTQFVVAKNEILLRDAPKINAKTITKIKSTSKVIVHSKKGEWAFIEYNGKEGYIYASTLTKKNPNAFASPPVVTKGLMPKANRSYTYEPSFEGPEKVTYKASNNPSIENSIELLESDYMGYTYIERENTLELGVAYSDVFFFSLSYPMKEKGTIIDTDYGFDGINTTTKVAVESTSATVKTKAGTFKNVVILTYPNGTKLYLAKDYGIIRITDFDGTITTELIAVK, from the coding sequence ATGAAAAAATGGTCAATCATCACCATCGTTGTGTTATTTTTCTCAATTGTACCTATTAGTCAAATGGTGCAACATACAGAAGCGGCCACAACACAATTTGTCGTTGCAAAAAATGAGATCCTTTTACGTGATGCACCTAAAATAAATGCAAAAACAATCACAAAAATTAAGAGTACGTCAAAAGTTATTGTTCATTCAAAAAAAGGGGAATGGGCATTCATTGAATATAATGGTAAAGAAGGATACATTTACGCCTCTACATTAACGAAGAAAAACCCAAATGCATTTGCTTCACCACCAGTTGTCACAAAAGGATTAATGCCAAAAGCGAACCGTAGTTACACGTATGAACCATCATTTGAAGGACCCGAAAAAGTAACATACAAAGCGTCAAATAATCCATCAATTGAAAATTCAATTGAACTGTTAGAATCTGACTATATGGGCTACACCTATATTGAAAGGGAGAACACACTGGAATTAGGTGTTGCGTATTCCGATGTCTTTTTCTTCTCTCTTAGCTATCCGATGAAAGAAAAAGGAACAATCATCGATACAGATTACGGTTTTGACGGCATCAATACGACAACAAAAGTAGCAGTTGAAAGTACTTCTGCTACTGTGAAAACAAAGGCCGGTACATTTAAAAATGTTGTCATTTTAACCTATCCAAATGGTACTAAACTTTATTTAGCTAAGGATTACGGAATTATCCGTATTACTGATTTTGACGGCACGATTACAACGGAGTTAATTGCAGTAAAATAA
- a CDS encoding class I SAM-dependent methyltransferase: MEKFEQIFKYVNDYAEKVVEAEGLDYLEALLQALEDTLDGKFEWQVAEATKEDMRKAIQIAILKGMRKSAQPNHQMTPDTLGLLVAHFVEQCFEDQLKQGPISVVDPALGTGNLLFTVMNALQGNVQASGVEVDDLLIRLAAATGDLIEQPVTLFRQDALEKLLVDPVDAVVCDLPVGYYPNEEVAIDYELCATEGMSYAHHLFIEQSMNYTKEGGFAFFLVPANLFESEQSKQLHKFIKGNAWIQAVIQLPENLFTSRAHEKSILILQKQSSTLKAPREVLLAKVPNMSNREALAMFFEKVSMWREGNDQQR, from the coding sequence ATGGAAAAATTCGAACAGATTTTTAAATATGTAAATGACTATGCTGAAAAAGTAGTCGAAGCAGAAGGTTTAGATTATTTAGAGGCATTATTACAGGCGTTAGAAGATACGCTTGATGGCAAGTTTGAGTGGCAAGTAGCAGAGGCAACAAAGGAAGATATGCGTAAAGCGATCCAAATTGCCATTTTAAAAGGCATGCGTAAAAGTGCACAGCCCAACCACCAAATGACGCCAGATACATTAGGCTTACTCGTGGCCCACTTTGTGGAGCAATGCTTCGAGGACCAATTAAAGCAAGGACCGATTTCAGTAGTAGATCCAGCACTTGGAACAGGGAACTTGTTATTTACGGTCATGAATGCGTTACAGGGCAATGTGCAAGCATCAGGTGTTGAAGTGGATGATTTATTAATTCGTCTTGCAGCTGCAACGGGAGATTTAATCGAGCAGCCGGTGACATTATTCCGTCAAGATGCACTTGAAAAATTATTAGTAGATCCAGTGGACGCAGTCGTGTGTGATTTACCAGTTGGCTATTATCCAAATGAAGAAGTGGCAATTGATTACGAATTATGTGCAACAGAGGGCATGAGCTATGCACATCACTTATTTATCGAGCAATCGATGAATTATACAAAAGAGGGCGGCTTTGCATTCTTCTTAGTGCCAGCAAACTTGTTTGAATCAGAGCAATCAAAGCAATTACACAAATTCATTAAAGGTAATGCATGGATTCAAGCGGTCATTCAACTACCGGAAAACCTATTTACATCACGTGCGCATGAGAAGAGTATTTTAATTTTACAAAAGCAAAGCAGTACATTAAAAGCACCACGTGAGGTGTTACTAGCAAAAGTACCAAATATGTCAAACCGCGAAGCACTTGCAATGTTCTTTGAAAAAGTAAGCATGTGGCGCGAGGGGAATGACCAACAAAGATAA
- a CDS encoding AMP-binding protein yields the protein MNTEQLIAPQIYNIVDEFEKHVNKGEKTALIIQEENGEEARYTYEALLDKANQAANAFLAQGLKKGDVILIMLPRCIEAYVSYIGALKAGLVIIPSSELLRAKDIDYRLIHSNAKAIIVQEQYIAEFEQVESLANVTCFIVGEERESWTSFMSLAEKQSTVFDAVQTEADDLAFLAYTSGTTGNPKGVMHSHGWGYAHLRTTASEWLGVQDGDIVWATAAPGWQKWIWSPFLAVLGSGATGFVYKGKFDAKAYLQNIQSQHINVLCCTPTEYRMMAKLDQLSTFNLTSLRSAVSAGEPLNREVIETFKREHKLVVRDGYGQTENTLLIGTLLNTELRSGSMGKPTPGNRIELIDEFGEPVATGEVGDIAVHKSTPALFKGYYKDSERTSIQFRGDWYITGDRATKDDDGYFWFEGRNDDIIISSGYTIGPFEVEDALTKHPAVQECAVVASPDEIRGNVVKAFIVLRDPSQRDSPTIVEELQNHVKQLTAPYKYPRIIEFLEELPKTISGKIRRVELRSKEKSR from the coding sequence ATGAATACCGAGCAATTAATCGCACCACAAATTTACAATATTGTGGATGAATTCGAAAAGCACGTTAATAAAGGGGAAAAAACAGCACTCATTATTCAAGAGGAAAATGGGGAAGAAGCGCGTTATACATACGAAGCGCTACTCGACAAAGCAAACCAAGCAGCAAATGCCTTTTTAGCACAAGGCTTAAAAAAGGGTGACGTTATTTTAATTATGCTGCCGCGTTGTATAGAAGCATATGTGTCATATATTGGGGCGTTAAAGGCAGGATTAGTTATTATTCCAAGTTCGGAGTTACTGCGTGCAAAGGATATAGATTATCGTTTAATTCACTCGAATGCCAAAGCAATCATCGTGCAAGAGCAGTATATCGCGGAGTTTGAGCAGGTAGAGAGTTTAGCAAATGTTACATGTTTTATCGTTGGTGAGGAACGCGAAAGCTGGACGTCATTCATGTCTTTAGCTGAAAAACAGTCAACTGTATTCGATGCAGTTCAAACAGAGGCGGATGATTTAGCGTTTTTAGCATACACATCTGGTACAACGGGGAATCCAAAAGGAGTTATGCATTCACATGGCTGGGGTTATGCGCACTTACGTACAACCGCAAGTGAGTGGCTAGGTGTGCAAGATGGTGACATCGTGTGGGCAACCGCAGCACCAGGCTGGCAAAAGTGGATTTGGAGTCCGTTTTTAGCGGTACTTGGTAGCGGAGCAACGGGATTTGTTTATAAAGGGAAATTTGACGCAAAAGCGTATCTACAAAATATTCAAAGTCAGCACATTAACGTACTATGCTGTACGCCAACAGAATATCGTATGATGGCAAAACTCGATCAGCTAAGCACGTTTAATTTAACATCATTACGTAGTGCCGTCTCAGCGGGTGAACCATTAAATCGTGAAGTTATTGAAACATTTAAGCGCGAGCACAAGCTTGTCGTTCGTGATGGCTATGGGCAAACAGAAAATACGCTATTAATTGGTACATTATTAAATACGGAGTTACGTTCAGGTTCAATGGGCAAACCAACTCCAGGCAATCGCATTGAGCTAATTGATGAGTTCGGAGAGCCGGTCGCTACTGGTGAGGTTGGCGATATTGCGGTGCATAAATCTACACCGGCATTATTTAAAGGCTATTATAAGGATTCAGAACGCACATCGATTCAGTTCCGCGGTGATTGGTATATTACTGGTGACCGTGCAACAAAGGATGACGACGGCTACTTCTGGTTTGAAGGGCGCAATGATGACATTATTATTTCATCGGGCTACACAATTGGCCCATTTGAGGTAGAAGATGCCTTAACAAAGCACCCAGCTGTCCAAGAATGCGCGGTTGTTGCAAGTCCAGATGAAATACGAGGTAATGTCGTAAAGGCATTCATCGTACTTCGTGATCCAAGTCAAAGGGACAGTCCGACAATTGTAGAAGAACTACAAAATCACGTAAAGCAATTAACAGCGCCATATAAATATCCGCGTATTATTGAATTTTTAGAGGAGCTTCCAAAAACAATTTCCGGCAAAATTCGCCGCGTGGAGCTTCGCTCAAAAGAAAAAAGCAGATAA
- the tpx gene encoding thiol peroxidase yields MVQVTFINKPVTLIGNEIKVGDQAPNFTVTANDLSAVTLNDLAGKIRLFSVVPSLDTGVCDQQTRKFNEAAAELGDDVAIYTVSMDLPFAQKRWCGAAGIDKLVTVSDHREASFGEAYGVHMKELRLLARSIFVVDADGKVAYVEYVPEGTNHPNYEAALEAVKALSK; encoded by the coding sequence ATGGTACAAGTAACATTCATTAACAAACCAGTAACATTAATCGGCAACGAAATTAAAGTAGGTGACCAAGCACCGAATTTCACAGTAACAGCAAACGACTTATCAGCAGTTACGTTAAATGATTTAGCAGGTAAAATTCGTTTATTCTCAGTTGTTCCATCACTTGATACAGGTGTATGTGACCAACAAACTCGTAAATTCAATGAAGCTGCTGCTGAATTAGGCGACGATGTAGCAATCTACACAGTATCAATGGACTTACCATTTGCACAAAAACGTTGGTGCGGCGCTGCGGGTATCGACAAATTAGTAACAGTATCAGATCACCGAGAAGCATCATTCGGTGAAGCGTACGGCGTACATATGAAAGAATTACGCCTATTAGCGCGTTCAATTTTCGTAGTAGATGCAGACGGTAAAGTAGCGTATGTGGAATATGTTCCAGAGGGCACAAACCACCCGAACTACGAAGCTGCCTTAGAAGCAGTAAAAGCTCTTTCAAAATAA